A genome region from Haliotis asinina isolate JCU_RB_2024 chromosome 11, JCU_Hal_asi_v2, whole genome shotgun sequence includes the following:
- the LOC137256624 gene encoding SAP domain-containing ribonucleoprotein-like — protein sequence MADSVLSPENIQKLKVADLKKELKERGLAVSGTKAELVERLMKGLEAAGSGEAAEISLGEENISLEEHDEDLVLKDIKKDEPNEPPKKKIALIAPVKVKPEPVSPPVSSIKSLMSGDAEVERLKKRAERFGAQSEKTKLQLRAERFGINSSNTSTMKTTAPTVVAKPGKLSQTPVTAEDLDKLKKRAERFGSTVSTALSKLEEADRIRRRKERFGAIVSSDNSTRGKTASVPELDEKKRKRAERFGLS from the exons ATGGCGGATTCAGTGCTTTCACCCGAAAATATTCAAAAATTGAAG GTTGCAGACCTCAAGAAAGAGCTGAAAGAACGAGGTCTTGCAGTTTCAGGGACTAAGGCAGAACTTGTGGAGCGCCTTATGAAGGGACTTGAAGCAGCAG GTTCTGGTGAGGCTGCAGAAATCAGCCTTGGTGAAGAAAATATAAGCTTGGAG GAGCATGACGAGGACTTGGTGCTGAAGGACATCAAGAAGGATGAACCCAACGAGCCACCAAAGAAGAAAATTGCTCTCATAGCCCCTGTTAAAGT AAAGCCTGAGCCTGTATCGCCACCCGTGTCTTCAATCAAGTCACTAATGTCAGGCGATGCTGAGGTTGAG AGACTTAAGAAGAGAGCAGAACGGTTCGGTGCTCagtctgaaaaaacaaaactacagttgCGAGCAGAAAG GTTTGGTATCAACTCCAGCAACACTTCAACTATGAAAACAACAGCACCAACAGTGGTGGCAAAGCCAGGGAAACTCTCACAAACACCTGTCACA GCGGAAGACTTGGACAAACTCAAGAAGCGGGCAGAGAGATTTGGATCAACTGTTTCCACTGCTCTGTCTAAG CTGGAGGAGGCAGACCGCATCCGGAGGCGGAAGGAGAGATTTGGAGCCATTGTGTCTTCAGACAATTCCACACGGGGAAAGACCGCATCCGTCCCCGAGTTGGAT GAGAAGAAGAGGAAACGAGCAGAGCGGTTTGGTTTGTCATGA